A window of the Natronomonas salina genome harbors these coding sequences:
- a CDS encoding ribonucleotide-diphosphate reductase subunit beta: MNIDNTRHLQLDRESRGTRYYRNAVERHWDPFDIDLEADKAALVDHLQTVDEAESHFDGMRMGVARFGAGEQAVTEDLAPLATALDDIDDQMFVTTQIYEEAKHTDHFDRYWREVIHHAEDELGFERSSPTDDKWFNDAYDELFERNEDAMNRLLDDPSPETFAKAYCHYHLVIEGILAQTGYYGMQQSYSESDHPELPHLPGLYEGFTLIRQDEGRHVGFGMAKLKELVEEGVDPQLLDDTVNEILPYVNKIAANPEDEYVEDVGPSPTELQAFATDKHVERMEQIKDAAEDIPDLESLTELQGVGDD; this comes from the coding sequence ATGAATATCGATAACACGCGGCATCTCCAGCTGGACCGGGAGAGTCGGGGGACGCGCTACTACCGGAACGCGGTGGAACGACACTGGGACCCCTTCGACATCGACCTCGAGGCCGACAAGGCGGCGCTCGTCGACCACCTGCAGACCGTCGACGAGGCGGAGTCGCACTTCGACGGGATGCGGATGGGCGTCGCGCGGTTCGGCGCCGGCGAGCAGGCGGTCACCGAGGACCTCGCGCCGCTGGCGACCGCCCTCGACGACATCGACGACCAGATGTTCGTCACGACGCAGATCTACGAGGAGGCCAAACACACCGACCACTTCGACCGCTACTGGCGGGAGGTCATCCACCACGCCGAGGACGAACTCGGCTTCGAGCGCTCCTCGCCGACCGACGACAAGTGGTTCAACGACGCCTACGACGAGCTCTTCGAGCGCAACGAGGACGCGATGAACCGCCTGCTCGACGACCCCTCGCCCGAGACGTTCGCGAAGGCGTACTGCCACTACCACCTCGTCATCGAGGGCATCCTCGCCCAGACCGGCTACTACGGGATGCAGCAGTCCTACTCGGAGAGCGACCATCCGGAGCTGCCGCACCTCCCCGGCCTCTACGAGGGCTTCACGCTCATCCGGCAGGACGAGGGCCGCCACGTCGGCTTCGGGATGGCGAAGCTCAAGGAGCTCGTCGAGGAGGGCGTCGACCCGCAACTGCTCGACGACACCGTCAACGAGATCCTGCCGTACGTCAACAAGATCGCCGCCAATCCCGAGGACGAGTACGTCGAGGACGTCGGTCCCTCGCCGACGGAGCTGCAGGCCTTCGCTACCGACAAGCACGTCGAGCGGATGGAGCAGATCAAGGACGCCGCCGAGGACATCCCCGACCTCGAGTCGCTGACCGAACTGCAGGGCGTCGGCGACGACTGA
- a CDS encoding MFS transporter yields the protein MLAVTALAWAALQLARFAVPPLLPEIRTDLSLTLAQAGVALTVLQGVYAVFQYPSGRLSDSWSRATLLVPSLVVLAGACVVVGTARSYWWFVAGVGVFGLGKGLYAIPSRALLSDLFVEHRGRALGVFSAGTDLGGMLASGAAVAAIALATWRAVFLPVAVVLAALAALFVLWNREPYVVEAADLAVLSTARRLLATPRQRWSIVSFVLFYFMVNGVLNFLPEFLRETKAFSPTLASAAYAMLFGFGIAIKPVSGAVSDRFPRHSVAVAGMILAAAALGVLVVAESLVGIGVAIVLFAVGYKAQFPVIDAILLDAAPDANAGGDLGAARALFQGVGSLGPAFVGFTAGALDFTVAFAALAGVLVVAAGILLWIGRQ from the coding sequence ATGCTCGCGGTCACGGCGCTGGCGTGGGCGGCACTGCAGCTTGCACGCTTCGCGGTGCCGCCGTTGCTGCCGGAGATCCGGACGGACCTCTCGCTGACGCTGGCACAGGCCGGCGTCGCGCTGACCGTCCTGCAGGGCGTCTACGCCGTCTTCCAGTACCCGAGCGGCCGGCTCTCGGACAGCTGGAGCCGGGCGACGCTGCTGGTGCCGTCGCTGGTCGTCCTCGCGGGCGCGTGCGTCGTGGTCGGGACGGCCCGGAGCTACTGGTGGTTCGTCGCCGGCGTGGGCGTCTTCGGACTCGGGAAGGGGCTCTACGCCATCCCCTCGCGGGCGCTGCTCTCGGACCTGTTCGTCGAGCACCGAGGGCGGGCCCTTGGCGTCTTCAGCGCGGGCACCGACCTCGGCGGGATGCTCGCCTCCGGCGCGGCGGTCGCGGCGATCGCGCTGGCGACGTGGCGTGCGGTGTTCCTGCCCGTCGCGGTCGTCCTCGCCGCGCTGGCGGCGCTGTTCGTCCTCTGGAATCGCGAGCCTTACGTCGTCGAGGCCGCCGACCTGGCGGTGTTGTCGACCGCCCGCCGGCTCCTGGCCACGCCGCGGCAGCGCTGGAGCATCGTCTCGTTCGTCCTGTTCTACTTCATGGTCAACGGCGTGCTGAACTTCCTGCCGGAGTTCCTCCGCGAGACGAAGGCGTTCTCGCCGACGCTGGCGAGTGCCGCCTACGCGATGCTGTTCGGCTTCGGCATCGCCATCAAGCCGGTCTCGGGTGCGGTCAGCGATCGGTTCCCCAGACACTCCGTCGCCGTCGCGGGGATGATCCTCGCCGCGGCCGCCCTCGGTGTGCTCGTCGTCGCCGAGTCGCTGGTCGGTATCGGCGTCGCCATCGTCCTCTTCGCGGTCGGCTACAAGGCGCAGTTCCCGGTCATCGACGCCATCCTGCTGGACGCGGCGCCCGACGCGAACGCGGGCGGCGACCTCGGGGCCGCCCGGGCGCTGTTCCAGGGCGTCGGCAGCCTCGGCCCCGCCTTCGTGGGGTTCACGGCCGGGGCTCTCGACTTCACCGTCGCGTTCGCGGCGCTCGCGGGGGTACTCGTCGTCGCGGCAGGTATCCTGCTGTGGATCGGCCGGCAGTGA
- a CDS encoding GNAT family N-acetyltransferase, protein METSDRPTFESEAGEEIYRFVERHGTAARHRVREVTSLPPEEFQDALERLQSRGYLEDDGGTLEVALDVGSVEAYSTDDGLEYVVRPARQADFESLINTIRDVTSEETYVVAESIAEQLLYEDAVNRHNTAESRVFFVATVDGEVVGWSHLDLPQLDKLQSNAQLTVGVRSEFQGHGIGTRLTERALDWAEANGYRKVYNSVPTTNDRALAFLENNGWETEGVRKDHYTIGDDHVDEVMLAYTF, encoded by the coding sequence ATGGAGACCAGCGATCGGCCGACCTTCGAGAGCGAGGCCGGCGAGGAGATCTACCGGTTCGTCGAGCGCCACGGGACGGCGGCGCGACACCGCGTCCGCGAGGTGACGTCGCTGCCCCCCGAGGAGTTCCAGGACGCCCTCGAGCGGCTGCAGTCCCGCGGCTACCTTGAGGACGACGGCGGCACCCTGGAGGTCGCCCTTGACGTCGGCTCCGTCGAGGCGTACTCGACCGACGACGGCCTCGAGTACGTCGTCCGGCCGGCCCGCCAGGCCGACTTCGAGAGCCTCATCAACACCATCCGCGACGTCACCAGCGAGGAGACGTACGTCGTCGCCGAGTCCATCGCCGAACAGCTCCTCTACGAGGACGCCGTCAACCGGCACAACACCGCCGAGTCTCGCGTCTTCTTCGTCGCCACGGTCGACGGCGAGGTCGTCGGCTGGTCGCACCTCGACCTCCCGCAGCTCGACAAGCTCCAGAGCAACGCCCAGCTGACGGTCGGCGTCCGCAGCGAGTTCCAGGGCCACGGCATCGGCACCCGCCTCACCGAGCGCGCCCTCGACTGGGCGGAGGCCAACGGCTACCGGAAGGTGTACAACAGCGTCCCGACGACGAACGACCGCGCGCTGGCCTTCCTCGAGAACAACGGCTGGGAGACCGAGGGCGTCCGCAAGGACCACTACACCATCGGCGACGACCACGTCGACGAAGTGATGCTCGCCTACACGTTCTGA
- a CDS encoding metal-dependent hydrolase produces MFPPAHPGVAYLLYSGSRRIVDEEAPTTLATLALVGGAVLPDLIDQPLYHLAGFPTTRTIGHTLLLALPVCLAVARLVRRSSLPQPVGTAFAFGYGAHLAGDALWPLVLGLRDELGFLLWPVTPMPEYEGTKPLVDIGGATVTTLWVELVLLALAVALWWNDGRPGSPV; encoded by the coding sequence GTGTTCCCGCCAGCCCACCCCGGCGTCGCCTACCTCCTGTACAGCGGGAGTCGCCGAATCGTCGACGAGGAAGCGCCGACGACCCTGGCGACGCTAGCCCTCGTGGGCGGTGCGGTGCTCCCGGACCTGATCGACCAGCCCCTGTACCACCTCGCCGGGTTCCCGACGACGCGAACGATCGGCCACACGCTGCTGCTGGCACTCCCGGTCTGCCTCGCCGTCGCCCGCCTCGTTCGCCGCTCGTCGCTCCCGCAGCCGGTCGGCACGGCCTTCGCGTTCGGGTACGGCGCACACCTGGCCGGCGACGCGCTCTGGCCGCTCGTCCTCGGGCTCCGCGACGAACTCGGGTTCCTGCTGTGGCCCGTCACCCCCATGCCCGAGTACGAGGGCACGAAGCCGCTGGTCGATATCGGCGGGGCGACGGTCACCACGCTGTGGGTGGAACTCGTGTTGCTGGCGCTCGCGGTGGCGCTGTGGTGGAACGACGGCCGTCCCGGGAGTCCAGTGTGA
- a CDS encoding ferritin-like domain-containing protein, protein MSMDSIEDLFEHQLEDIYFAENELLDALEELAEQTENEEIASAFEEHHEETEGHVDRLEEVFDIIGEPPETEECEAIQGLVEEHESFLDEDPEQHILDVHNINAAEKTEHYEIAAYGNLAFLADQLGYDEAADLLGQNLEEEKEALEKLKDLTESYDYQQIPA, encoded by the coding sequence ATGAGCATGGACTCAATCGAAGACCTGTTCGAGCACCAGCTGGAGGACATCTACTTCGCCGAGAACGAGCTCCTGGACGCCCTCGAGGAGCTCGCAGAGCAGACCGAGAACGAGGAGATCGCGTCGGCCTTCGAGGAGCACCACGAGGAGACCGAGGGCCACGTCGACCGCCTCGAGGAGGTCTTCGACATCATCGGCGAGCCGCCGGAGACCGAGGAGTGCGAGGCGATCCAGGGACTCGTCGAGGAGCACGAGTCGTTCCTCGACGAGGACCCCGAACAGCACATCCTCGACGTCCACAACATCAACGCCGCCGAGAAGACCGAGCACTACGAGATCGCGGCCTACGGGAACCTCGCGTTCCTGGCCGACCAGCTCGGCTACGACGAGGCGGCCGACCTGCTGGGCCAGAACCTCGAGGAGGAGAAGGAGGCCCTCGAGAAGCTCAAGGACCTCACCGAGTCCTACGACTACCAGCAGATCCCCGCGTAA